A single window of Neisseria sp. KEM232 DNA harbors:
- the thrS gene encoding threonine--tRNA ligase produces MLNITLPDGSVRQYEAPVTVAQIAASIGSGLAKATVAGKVNGRLVDASDPIYEDASVQIITPKDKEGVEIIRHSCAHLVGHAVKQLYPDAKMVIGPVIEDGFYYDIATEKPFTPEDMAAIEARMKELINQDYDVVKIMTPRAETVKIFQERGEDYKLRLIDDMPDVQEMGLYHHQEYVDMCRGPHVPNTRFLKNFKLTKLAGAYWRGDSNNEMLQRIYGTAWASKDELKAYIQRIEEAEKRDHRRLGKQLDLFHLQDEAPGMVFWHPRGWALWQAIEQHMRKELDAAGYREVKTPQIMDKTFWEKSGHWENYKDNMFVTQSEKREYAVKPMNCPGHVQIFNNSLRSYRDLPMRLAEFGSCHRNEPSGALHGLMRVRGFVQDDAHIFCTEEQIVDEARRFNELLVRIYRQFGFNDVAVKLSLRPEQRAGSDEIWDKAEQGLRDALTACGVEWEELPGEGAFYGPKIEYHVKDAIGRSWQCGTLQLDFVLPERLNAEYVTENNDRARPVMLHRAILGSLERFIGILIENHAGSFPLWLAPVQMVVMNITENQADYCREVVEKLRAEGFRVELDLRNEKIGYKIRDNSQYRFPYQIVVGDKEKENGQVAVRRKAEDLGSLNLDDFISRLKVEMAEIQ; encoded by the coding sequence ATGTTGAATATCACCCTGCCTGACGGTTCCGTCCGCCAGTACGAAGCCCCCGTTACCGTGGCACAGATTGCCGCGTCTATCGGCTCGGGTCTGGCGAAAGCGACGGTGGCAGGCAAGGTAAACGGCCGCTTGGTCGATGCGTCTGATCCGATTTATGAAGACGCTTCCGTCCAAATCATTACGCCCAAAGACAAAGAAGGCGTCGAAATCATCCGCCATTCCTGTGCCCACTTGGTCGGACACGCCGTCAAGCAGCTTTATCCCGATGCCAAAATGGTTATCGGGCCGGTAATCGAAGACGGCTTTTATTACGACATCGCCACGGAAAAACCGTTTACGCCCGAAGATATGGCCGCCATCGAAGCGCGGATGAAAGAGTTGATTAATCAGGATTACGATGTGGTCAAAATCATGACCCCGCGTGCCGAAACCGTCAAAATCTTCCAGGAGCGCGGCGAAGATTACAAATTGCGCCTGATTGACGATATGCCTGATGTACAGGAAATGGGTTTGTACCATCACCAAGAATACGTCGATATGTGCCGCGGGCCGCACGTTCCCAATACCCGTTTCCTGAAAAACTTCAAGCTGACCAAGCTGGCTGGCGCGTACTGGCGCGGCGATAGCAACAACGAGATGCTGCAACGTATTTACGGTACGGCATGGGCAAGCAAAGACGAATTAAAAGCCTACATCCAGCGTATCGAAGAGGCGGAAAAACGCGACCACCGCCGCTTGGGCAAACAGCTCGATTTGTTCCATCTGCAAGACGAAGCCCCGGGCATGGTGTTTTGGCATCCGCGCGGCTGGGCATTGTGGCAGGCCATCGAGCAGCATATGCGTAAAGAGCTTGATGCGGCAGGCTACCGCGAAGTCAAAACGCCGCAGATTATGGATAAAACCTTCTGGGAAAAATCCGGCCACTGGGAAAACTACAAAGACAATATGTTTGTTACCCAGTCGGAAAAACGCGAATATGCGGTCAAGCCGATGAACTGCCCGGGTCATGTTCAGATTTTCAACAACAGCCTGCGCTCCTATCGCGACCTGCCGATGCGTTTGGCCGAGTTCGGTTCGTGCCACCGCAACGAGCCTTCCGGTGCTTTGCACGGTCTGATGCGTGTACGCGGATTTGTACAGGATGATGCACATATTTTCTGTACTGAAGAGCAGATTGTTGATGAAGCCCGCCGTTTTAACGAGCTTTTGGTGCGGATTTACCGCCAGTTCGGCTTTAACGATGTGGCCGTAAAACTCTCTCTGCGTCCCGAGCAGCGCGCCGGTTCCGATGAAATTTGGGATAAGGCCGAGCAGGGTTTGCGCGATGCGCTGACTGCTTGCGGCGTGGAGTGGGAGGAATTGCCGGGTGAGGGTGCGTTTTACGGCCCGAAAATCGAATACCATGTTAAAGATGCCATCGGCCGTTCTTGGCAGTGCGGCACTTTGCAGCTTGATTTTGTTTTGCCCGAGCGTTTGAATGCCGAGTATGTAACTGAAAACAATGACCGCGCTCGTCCGGTGATGCTGCACCGCGCAATTTTGGGTTCTTTGGAGCGCTTCATCGGTATTCTGATTGAAAACCACGCCGGTTCGTTCCCATTGTGGCTGGCACCGGTTCAGATGGTGGTGATGAATATCACCGAAAATCAGGCGGATTACTGCCGTGAAGTGGTTGAAAAACTGCGTGCAGAAGGTTTCCGTGTTGAATTGGATTTACGTAACGAAAAAATCGGCTACAAAATCCGTGACAACAGCCAATACCGCTTCCCGTATCAGATTGTGGTTGGCGATAAAGAAAAGGAAAACGGCCAAGTGGCTGTGCGCCGCAAGGCAGAAGATTTGGGTTCATTGAATCTTGACGACTTTATCTCCCGCTTGAAAGTGGAAATGGCCGAGATTCAGTAA
- the infC gene encoding translation initiation factor IF-3 — MTIAQEREARINGEITAKEVRLISGTGEQLGVVSVREALAMAEEQDVDLVEISPTAKPPVCKLMDFGKYKYQQAKKRDEAKKNQKQVQIKEIKFRPGTDEGDYQIKMRNINRFLADGDKVKVTLRFRGREMAHQQLGAQLLERVKEELAEVAQIESFPKMEGRQMVMMIAPKKK, encoded by the coding sequence ATTACCATCGCTCAAGAACGCGAAGCACGAATCAACGGCGAAATTACCGCTAAAGAAGTGCGATTGATCAGTGGTACAGGCGAACAGCTTGGTGTTGTGTCTGTCCGTGAAGCTTTGGCTATGGCCGAAGAGCAGGATGTCGATTTGGTGGAGATTTCCCCGACTGCCAAACCGCCCGTGTGCAAGCTCATGGATTTTGGCAAGTATAAATACCAGCAGGCCAAAAAACGTGACGAGGCCAAGAAAAACCAAAAGCAGGTGCAGATTAAGGAAATCAAATTCCGCCCAGGTACGGACGAAGGCGATTACCAAATCAAAATGCGCAACATCAACCGCTTTTTGGCCGACGGCGACAAGGTGAAAGTAACCCTGCGTTTCCGTGGACGCGAAATGGCGCATCAACAGCTTGGCGCGCAGCTTTTGGAGCGCGTTAAAGAAGAATTGGCCGAAGTGGCGCAAATCGAATCCTTCCCGAAAATGGAAGGCCGCCAAATGGTTATGATGATTGCGCCCAAGAAAAAATAA
- the rpmI gene encoding 50S ribosomal protein L35, which produces MPKMKTKSSAKKRFKVLGNGGVKRAHAFKRHILTKKTTKNKRQLRGTSMVNDRDLASVAKMLPYA; this is translated from the coding sequence ATGCCTAAAATGAAAACCAAGTCCAGCGCGAAAAAACGCTTTAAAGTGCTCGGTAACGGCGGCGTAAAACGCGCTCATGCGTTCAAGCGCCATATCCTGACCAAAAAAACCACCAAAAACAAACGCCAGCTGCGCGGCACCTCTATGGTAAACGACCGCGATTTGGCTTCTGTTGCCAAAATGTTGCCCTACGCTTAA
- the rplT gene encoding 50S ribosomal protein L20: MPRVKRGVTARARHKKVLALAKGYRGRRKNVYRVAKQAVMKAGQYAYRDRRQRKRQFRQLWIVRINAGARESGLSYSKFMNGLKRAAIEIDRKVLADLAVFDKATFAQLVEKAKAALAA; encoded by the coding sequence ATGCCACGCGTAAAACGCGGTGTAACCGCACGTGCCCGTCATAAAAAAGTATTAGCATTGGCCAAAGGCTATCGCGGACGCCGTAAAAACGTCTACCGCGTTGCCAAACAGGCAGTCATGAAAGCAGGCCAATATGCCTACCGCGACCGCCGTCAGCGCAAACGCCAATTCCGTCAACTATGGATCGTCCGTATCAACGCCGGTGCGCGTGAAAGCGGTTTGTCTTACAGCAAATTCATGAACGGCCTCAAACGTGCCGCTATCGAAATCGACCGTAAAGTATTGGCTGATTTGGCTGTATTTGACAAAGCTACCTTTGCCCAATTGGTAGAAAAAGCAAAAGCCGCTTTGGCTGCTTAA
- the pheS gene encoding phenylalanine--tRNA ligase subunit alpha, producing the protein MENANRITAAGIAAIEAAADQQTLELVKAQYLGKTGELNALLKQLGQMSPEERKTVGAHINECKNRFQAAYNAKRDALNEAKLQQRLAAEALDITLPGRSQEQGGLHPVTLTLQRVVELFHGLGFDVADGPEIEDDFHNFQALNIPQDHPARAMQDTFYVENGDVLRTHTSPIQIRYMLDKKEPPIRIIAPGRVYRVDSDATHSPMFHQAEGLWVEEGVTFADLKAVFTDFIRRFFERDDLQVRFRPSFFPFTEPSAEIDIMGDNGKWLEVGGCGMVHPNVLKNVNIDPEKYTGFAFGIGLDRFAMLRYGVNDLRLFFDNDLAFLKQFS; encoded by the coding sequence ATGGAAAATGCAAACCGTATCACCGCCGCCGGCATCGCCGCCATCGAAGCCGCTGCCGACCAGCAGACGCTTGAACTTGTCAAAGCCCAATATCTCGGTAAAACCGGCGAACTCAACGCCCTGCTCAAGCAGCTCGGACAAATGTCGCCCGAAGAGCGCAAAACCGTCGGCGCGCACATCAACGAGTGCAAAAATCGTTTTCAGGCTGCCTACAACGCCAAGCGCGATGCGCTGAACGAAGCCAAGCTGCAACAGCGCCTGGCCGCCGAAGCGCTCGACATTACCCTGCCCGGCCGCAGCCAAGAGCAAGGCGGCCTGCATCCCGTTACCCTGACCCTGCAACGCGTGGTCGAACTCTTCCACGGACTCGGCTTCGACGTGGCCGACGGCCCCGAAATCGAAGACGATTTCCACAATTTCCAAGCGCTCAACATCCCGCAAGACCATCCCGCCCGCGCCATGCAGGACACTTTTTATGTCGAAAACGGCGACGTTTTGCGCACCCACACCTCGCCCATCCAAATCCGCTACATGCTCGACAAAAAAGAGCCGCCCATCCGCATCATCGCCCCCGGCCGCGTGTACCGCGTGGACAGCGACGCCACCCATTCGCCGATGTTCCACCAAGCCGAAGGCCTGTGGGTGGAAGAAGGCGTAACCTTTGCCGACCTTAAAGCCGTGTTCACCGACTTTATCCGCCGCTTTTTCGAGCGCGACGATTTGCAGGTGCGCTTTCGCCCCTCGTTCTTCCCCTTCACCGAACCCTCCGCCGAAATCGACATCATGGGCGACAACGGCAAATGGCTGGAAGTGGGCGGCTGCGGCATGGTGCATCCCAACGTGTTGAAAAACGTCAATATCGATCCCGAAAAATACACCGGCTTCGCCTTCGGCATCGGCCTCGACCGCTTCGCCATGCTGCGCTACGGCGTAAACGATTTGCGCCTGTTTTTTGACAACGACTTGGCGTTTTTGAAGCAGTTTTCTTGA
- a CDS encoding very short patch repair endonuclease: MDRLTAEQRRKCMQANKSKGTKPELLLAKAMWKLGLRYRKNSKTVFGKPDFSFKKYKVAVFVDGEFWHGKDWEKRKNDIKSNREFWLEKIERNIRRDAEVTGRLKEEGWTVFRFWGGDVVKNAEIPARKISGCISAKQCLKQGNDVLGNTADDVYCD, translated from the coding sequence ATGGACAGACTGACCGCCGAACAACGCCGAAAATGTATGCAGGCCAACAAAAGCAAGGGCACGAAACCCGAGCTTCTGCTGGCTAAGGCCATGTGGAAACTCGGGCTTCGTTACCGGAAAAACAGCAAAACCGTTTTCGGCAAGCCGGATTTCAGTTTTAAAAAATACAAAGTCGCCGTATTTGTGGATGGAGAGTTTTGGCATGGCAAAGACTGGGAAAAGCGCAAAAACGACATCAAGAGCAACCGGGAATTTTGGCTTGAAAAAATCGAACGCAACATACGGCGCGATGCCGAAGTAACAGGCCGTCTGAAAGAAGAGGGTTGGACGGTGTTTCGGTTTTGGGGAGGAGATGTTGTGAAAAATGCCGAAATACCCGCCCGAAAAATTTCAGGCTGCATTTCGGCAAAGCAGTGTTTAAAGCAGGGGAATGATGTTTTGGGCAATACTGCGGATGACGTTTACTGCGACTGA
- a CDS encoding DNA cytosine methyltransferase: protein MKQIHIKLDDTLHNKLVAHCKSNQLNIQEFIEFQLYSSFRKTKPVQNPPFRFIDLFAGIGGIRLPFEEAGGQCVFSSEIDKFAKTTYHAFYGDVPHGDITQITPSEIPDFDLLLAGFPCQPFSQAGLKKGFTDTRGTMFFHIEEIIRQKRPKAFLLENVKGLKGHDKGRTFKTIYDSLSALGYTVSAKVMAAKDFNLPQNRERIYIVGFLSEQDAEQFKFPEPIPKTVSVGDILEKNPDPKYTISDKLWQGHLRRKAEHRQKGNGFGYGLFNAQSDYTNTISARYYKDGSEILIEQKNANPRKLTPLEAARLQGFPDEIVEKARKRGVSDVQLYKQFGNSVAVNVIRSIAQNIIPLL, encoded by the coding sequence ATGAAGCAGATACACATCAAACTGGACGACACCCTTCACAACAAATTGGTTGCACACTGCAAATCAAACCAGCTCAATATCCAAGAATTCATCGAATTCCAACTGTATTCCAGCTTTAGGAAAACGAAGCCGGTACAAAACCCGCCATTTCGTTTTATCGACCTGTTTGCGGGCATCGGCGGCATCAGGCTGCCGTTTGAAGAAGCAGGCGGACAATGCGTATTCAGCTCGGAAATCGACAAATTCGCCAAAACCACCTATCACGCGTTCTACGGCGACGTTCCACACGGCGACATCACCCAAATCACGCCGTCTGAAATCCCTGATTTCGACCTACTGCTGGCAGGTTTCCCCTGCCAGCCGTTCAGTCAGGCAGGGCTGAAAAAAGGTTTTACCGACACACGCGGGACAATGTTCTTCCATATCGAGGAGATCATCCGCCAAAAACGTCCGAAAGCCTTTCTTTTGGAAAACGTAAAGGGATTAAAAGGGCATGACAAGGGGCGGACTTTCAAAACTATTTACGATTCCCTAAGCGCTCTCGGCTACACCGTCAGTGCCAAAGTGATGGCTGCAAAGGACTTCAACCTGCCGCAAAACCGCGAACGCATCTATATCGTCGGATTCCTGTCCGAACAGGATGCAGAACAGTTCAAATTTCCCGAGCCGATACCCAAAACCGTCAGCGTGGGGGACATTTTGGAAAAAAACCCAGACCCCAAATACACTATTTCAGACAAACTCTGGCAGGGACACCTGCGGCGGAAGGCCGAACATCGGCAAAAAGGAAACGGTTTCGGGTATGGTTTGTTTAATGCCCAATCTGACTATACCAACACCATTTCCGCACGCTACTACAAAGACGGATCGGAAATCCTGATCGAACAGAAAAATGCCAACCCCCGCAAACTTACCCCGCTGGAAGCCGCACGGTTGCAGGGATTCCCTGATGAAATAGTAGAAAAAGCCAGAAAGCGCGGTGTGTCGGACGTTCAGCTTTACAAACAGTTCGGCAATTCAGTCGCAGTAAACGTCATCCGCAGTATTGCCCAAAACATCATTCCCCTGCTTTAA